The Chloroflexi bacterium ADurb.Bin180 genome contains a region encoding:
- the sugA gene encoding Trehalose transport system permease protein SugA, with amino-acid sequence MTSISTPVGTAAPKTLTTGRGRGSPSRKWLPVVLTGPAFFVPFVLTLAWILGVYWSLTDYDLRFGLRNYIGLANYIDLLKLPLFWTSVKVTLQYTVLTAGIELPISLGFAMMLNRATGWTARLARSVIMAPLCISPVIAALMWKIMLGPNQGLFNYALHLVGLPKVDWFGDPRVAMWSLMIVDCWLFIPFTTLILWGGLQSLPKTPYEAAAVDGASSWFTFRRLTLPLMKPFVMIALLFRVCDSLNVFDTIFATTKGGPGRVTFALNLLGYDSVMRWFRLGSGLAAMMITYFLAYAVAKRLIAFFPK; translated from the coding sequence ATGACGAGTATAAGTACCCCGGTGGGCACAGCGGCACCAAAAACGCTAACCACCGGCCGTGGCAGGGGCAGTCCATCACGCAAGTGGCTGCCCGTGGTCTTGACGGGTCCGGCCTTCTTTGTGCCCTTTGTGCTGACCCTCGCCTGGATCCTGGGAGTCTACTGGAGTCTGACCGACTATGACCTCCGCTTCGGGCTGCGCAACTATATCGGCCTGGCGAACTATATTGACCTGCTCAAGCTGCCGCTGTTCTGGACCTCGGTCAAGGTAACTCTGCAGTACACAGTGCTGACCGCAGGAATCGAGCTGCCCATCAGTCTGGGCTTTGCCATGATGCTGAACCGGGCCACCGGCTGGACGGCCAGATTGGCACGCAGCGTTATTATGGCTCCGCTCTGCATCTCGCCGGTCATCGCTGCTCTGATGTGGAAAATTATGCTGGGACCCAATCAGGGCCTGTTCAACTATGCGCTGCATCTTGTTGGCCTGCCCAAGGTGGACTGGTTTGGCGATCCTCGCGTCGCCATGTGGTCGTTGATGATCGTCGACTGCTGGTTGTTCATCCCCTTTACCACGCTCATTCTGTGGGGCGGGTTACAGAGTCTGCCCAAGACCCCCTATGAGGCGGCCGCAGTGGATGGCGCTTCAAGCTGGTTTACCTTCCGCAGGCTGACCCTGCCGCTGATGAAGCCCTTTGTGATGATCGCTCTGTTGTTCCGCGTCTGCGACAGCCTCAACGTCTTTGACACCATCTTTGCCACCACCAAAGGCGGACCGGGGCGGGTCACGTTCGCGCTGAACTTGCTCGGGTACGACTCGGTGATGAGATGGTTCCGTCTCGGCTCCGGCCTGGCCGCCATGATGATCACGTACTTCCTGGCCTATGCCGTAGCCAAGCGCCTGATCGCATTTTTCCCCAAGTAG
- the yurK_1 gene encoding putative HTH-type transcriptional regulator YurK, which translates to MTQRLVRDVTYDVVATRERVSDGVASAMVWANHLGLSRGSLSQVAADMLRAMIRDGRLAPGAKLPGEPKLASNLKVSRGTLRSAIHQLEQQGLVWKRRGVGTFVSARRLLHNRLDLYLSLTDLIESTGRKPGVSDLSVEVIPADDHTAENLQAPLNAPVVCLRRTRTADDVAVIANIDYFLLAQLGTGSASDLLRRLTHGLEELGGLQRFFERELGRPLDHAITTIRPVRADHRLLQEIRLPITRGAVLLCLEQTDYDRFQHPLITGFEYHVPEFCDCTIYRHR; encoded by the coding sequence TCCGACGGTGTTGCTTCAGCCATGGTGTGGGCCAATCACCTTGGCCTCAGCCGTGGGTCGCTGTCGCAAGTCGCGGCTGATATGCTCCGAGCGATGATTCGAGATGGCCGTCTCGCACCCGGCGCCAAGCTCCCGGGTGAGCCTAAGCTTGCCTCCAACCTCAAGGTAAGCCGCGGGACGCTTCGGTCGGCAATCCACCAGCTCGAACAGCAAGGGCTGGTCTGGAAACGCCGGGGTGTGGGCACGTTCGTCAGTGCCCGACGACTGCTGCATAACCGCCTCGACCTTTACCTCAGTCTCACTGATCTCATCGAATCCACTGGCCGCAAGCCAGGCGTAAGTGACCTCTCCGTAGAAGTGATCCCCGCCGACGACCATACGGCCGAGAACCTCCAGGCGCCACTCAATGCGCCGGTCGTATGTTTGCGCCGCACCCGCACCGCCGACGACGTAGCAGTGATTGCCAATATCGATTACTTCCTGCTCGCCCAGCTCGGGACTGGCTCTGCTTCGGATTTGCTGCGCCGGCTGACCCATGGCCTCGAGGAGCTCGGTGGGTTGCAGCGCTTTTTTGAGCGAGAGCTGGGCCGTCCTCTGGATCATGCCATCACTACTATACGGCCCGTGCGAGCCGATCACCGACTGCTGCAGGAGATACGCCTGCCAATTACCCGTGGAGCCGTGCTTCTCTGCCTTGAGCAGACCGACTATGACCGCTTCCAGCATCCGCTGATCACTGGTTTCGAGTACCACGTCCCCGAGTTCTGCGATTGCACGATCTACCGACACCGCTGA
- a CDS encoding putative ABC transporter-binding protein precursor, which yields MRSRSKSLQIWLIATIVLAVVLGSCKSAPAPTATAEPQVQGFNWRKYAGTELYLFLNKHPYAEALLGQIGKFEEKTGIKVRYDMLSEGEFMEKLRIELAAGTGLYDAFMTGPYTEWEYAPAGWLEPLELFVNDPAKTDQAYYKFEDFYPNTLAANMWDLNVGSGVGQGHLWAVPTMVETYIIAYRADLFAKYNLKAPTTLQEMYDAASVLTKGEGGDFRGWLGAGDKGGNAVWTGFPSTLMSHAATKLPDFDIVDGKLKCVINQPALVPVTDLWIKNVRDNGPLGWTAITWYDAMELFSTGRYGMIYDCDFFASNFEDPVKSQVAGKVKYASPVAPVGGTPASSMWTWGLSMNSKSKNKDAAWLLMQWATGPDTLLAATRDFRNYNPTRKSVWDDPTVSATLGKWGEGTYMTAVRANLEKYARIGWTPEPQIWTLADYWSVALQEIWSGAKTTQQALDDAAKQMDATIAQVGIKPGPIGK from the coding sequence ATGCGGTCGAGAAGCAAATCGTTACAGATCTGGTTGATAGCTACTATCGTTCTGGCCGTAGTGCTAGGCAGCTGCAAGTCTGCCCCGGCGCCTACGGCAACTGCTGAACCTCAGGTACAGGGATTCAACTGGCGGAAGTACGCTGGAACAGAGCTGTATCTCTTCTTGAACAAGCACCCGTACGCCGAGGCTTTGCTCGGCCAGATCGGCAAGTTCGAGGAGAAAACCGGCATCAAGGTCAGATACGACATGCTTTCGGAAGGCGAGTTCATGGAAAAGCTGCGGATCGAGCTCGCTGCCGGGACAGGCCTGTACGATGCCTTTATGACCGGCCCCTATACGGAATGGGAATACGCTCCGGCTGGCTGGCTGGAACCGCTCGAGCTATTCGTTAACGATCCGGCCAAGACCGACCAGGCGTACTACAAGTTCGAAGACTTTTACCCCAACACGCTCGCCGCCAACATGTGGGACCTGAACGTGGGCAGCGGTGTGGGGCAGGGCCACCTGTGGGCCGTTCCGACCATGGTCGAGACTTATATCATTGCCTACCGCGCCGATCTCTTCGCCAAGTACAATCTCAAGGCTCCGACCACGCTGCAGGAAATGTACGATGCCGCCTCCGTCCTGACCAAAGGCGAGGGTGGTGATTTTCGCGGCTGGTTGGGCGCTGGCGACAAGGGCGGCAACGCAGTCTGGACCGGATTCCCCTCAACATTAATGTCGCACGCCGCGACCAAGCTGCCCGACTTTGACATCGTTGACGGCAAGCTCAAGTGCGTCATCAACCAGCCCGCTCTGGTGCCCGTTACGGACCTATGGATCAAGAACGTGCGCGACAACGGACCCCTGGGCTGGACCGCCATCACCTGGTACGATGCCATGGAGCTGTTCTCTACCGGACGCTATGGCATGATTTATGACTGCGACTTTTTCGCCTCCAACTTTGAGGACCCCGTCAAGTCGCAGGTCGCGGGCAAGGTCAAGTACGCGTCGCCCGTAGCGCCCGTGGGCGGCACGCCTGCCTCTAGCATGTGGACCTGGGGCTTGAGCATGAACTCCAAGTCCAAGAACAAGGACGCCGCCTGGTTGCTCATGCAGTGGGCTACCGGCCCCGATACCCTGCTGGCCGCCACACGCGACTTTAGGAACTATAACCCCACTCGCAAGTCAGTATGGGATGATCCGACCGTCTCTGCCACGCTGGGCAAGTGGGGCGAGGGCACTTATATGACGGCCGTGCGCGCCAACCTGGAAAAGTACGCCCGGATTGGCTGGACACCAGAACCTCAGATCTGGACTCTGGCCGACTACTGGTCTGTGGCCCTGCAGGAAATTTGGTCAGGCGCCAAGACCACTCAGCAAGCTCTGGATGATGCAGCAAAGCAAATGGATGCTACTATCGCTCAGGTGGGCATCAAGCCCGGTCCGATAGGCAAGTAA